A part of Papilio machaon chromosome 21, ilPapMach1.1, whole genome shotgun sequence genomic DNA contains:
- the LOC106714566 gene encoding endoplasmic reticulum resident protein 29 — protein sequence MKRCLLFVWAILSATLITEASAASGSVELDEYSFHKVINKFEASLVKFDVAFPYGDKHDAFVALAKDSKDVEDLLVAEVGVKDYGEKDNEELAKKYGATKDNFPIVKLFVKGKSEPILFDDSKGFSADELRRFVREKTGLYLSLPGCVKELDKLAAKFMQADKDKKKEILKETKDALEKIPEKDAVAGKIYKLIMEKSLEKGDEFTKLENERVKKLLSGKLSEEKKKELGIRLNILQSFQLLDKQKSVVKDDL from the exons ATGAAGCgttgtttattatttgtatgggCAATTTTATCTGCAACTCTTATTACTGAGGCATCTGCAGCTAGTGGTTCTGTTGAATTGGATGAGTATTCTTTTCATAAAGttatcaataaatttgaagCTTCACTAGTAAAGTTCGACGTAGCATTCCCTTATGGTGACAAACATGATGCATTCGTGGCGCTCGCAAAGGACTCTAAAGACGTTGAGGACCTTTTAGTGGCTGAAGTTGGAGTCAAAGATTACGGGGAAAAAGATAACGAAGAGCTTGCTAAGAAATACGGTGCTACAAAGGATAATTTCCCAATAGTGAAGCTATTTGTTAAAGGCAAAAGTGAACCTATTCTATTCGACGACTCAAAGGGTTTCTCAGCCGACGAGCTGCGGCGCTTCGTCCGAGAAAAAACTGGGCTGTACTTAAGTTTACCTGGCTGTGTTAAAGAACTTGATAAGCTTGCTGCTAAATTTATGCAAGCAGATAAGgacaaaaagaaagaaatattaaaagaaacaaaagatgCATTAGAGAAAATTCCAgaaaag GATGCAGTTGCTGGGAAAATCTACAAACTGATCATGGAAAAAAGTCTAGAAAAGGGTGATGaatttactaaattagaaaatgAGAGAGTTAAGAAACTTTTAAGTGGTAAATTATCTGAAGAAAAGAAGAAGGAATTAGGCATTAGACTTAATATTTTGCAATCTTTCCAACTGCTAGATAAGCAAAAATCTGTTGTCAAAGATGACTTGTGA
- the LOC106714587 gene encoding cytochrome b-c1 complex subunit 9: MSLWSALNRNVFKRTSTFALVVAGGTFFFERTFEVISVGIFESINKGKLWKDIKHKYEE, translated from the exons ATGTCTCTGTGGTCGGCTTTGAATCGCAATGTATTTAAGCGAACTTCTACGTTCGCTTTGGTTGTAGCTGGTGGAACTTTTTTCTTCGAAAGGACCTTTGAGGTCATCTCCGTTGGTATCTTTGAAAGTATCAACAAAGGG aaaCTGTGGAAGGACATCAAACACAAGTATGAAGAATAa
- the LOC106714607 gene encoding leucine-zipper-like transcriptional regulator 1 isoform X2: MAVNMQNIGKMITEQLRNPNELDINLRMEFGPFETVHKWKRMSECYEFVGARRSKHTAVAYKDAIYVFGGDNGKSMLNDLIRFDIKEMSWTKTGCMGTPPAPRYHHSAVVHMSSMFVFGGYTGDILANSNLTNKNDLFEYKFPSAQWVQWRFTGAEPVPRSAHGAAVYDDKLWIFAGYDGNARLNDMWTVNLVGENRQWERVEQKGQCPPTCCNFPVAVARGKMYVFSGQSGAKITNALFQFDFETHTWSRICTEHLLRSAGPAPARRYGHTMLAHNRHLYVFGGAADSTMPSDVYCFDLDTQMWSMIQPAPESQIPSGRLFHAGAVVGDAMYIFGGTVDNNVRSGELYRFQLSNYPRCTLQEDLGRILRSEQFCDVLLLVGEEPAAVLAHQALLAARSTCLRDKIMEAREELSARVAAGEAKPLEPYNYQGKPDLVIHLPEARPDAFRMVLTYIYTDRIDPTETLIEERPASDDTIQLVMEVLRLSLRLNIPRLCGLCAKFLRGNLCLGNVLKALHAAHVSNLCCIKEYCLRFIIKDYNFTPIVMSKEFEQMERNLMVEIIRRRQQPLPLKPPNIDAADDALAGTTLEQDLCMFLTGGAELSDVTLRVGGVSRPAHRSILAARAAYFEAMFRSFSPRNNIVNIQICDSVPSEPAFDSLLRYIYYGETNMPTEDSLYLFQAPIYYGFTNNRLQVFCKHNLQTNVSPDNVLAILQAADRMHATDIKEYALKMIAHQFAVVARQEAIKNLAQPLLVDIVLTLAEEGKFDTPTQTQPRCAIAPSTSAEPII, translated from the exons ATG gcaGTCAACATGCAAAACATTGGAAAAATGATAACAGAACAGCTGCGGAATCCTAATGAATTAGATATAAACCTTAGAATGGAATTTGGTCCATTCGAAACTGTACATAAATGGAAACGTATGTCTGAGTGTTACGAGTTTGTTGGAGCcag aCGAAGCAAACATACAGCAGTGGCATACAAAGATGCTATCTACGTATTTGGTGGTGATAATGGAAAGTCCATGTTAAATGATCTGATTAGATTTGATATCAAAGAAATGTCTTGGACTAAGACAGGATGTATGGGCACTCCTCCGGCACCACGGTATCATCATTCCGCTGTA GTTCACATGTCTTCTATGTTTGTGTTTGGGGGCTATACTGGAGATATACTTGCAAATTCAAACCTTACCAATAAAAATGACCTATTTGAATACAAGTTTCCTAGCGCTCAGTGGGTACAGTGGAGATTTACTGGAGC GGAGCCAGTGCCAAGGTCAGCGCACGGTGCGGCAGTGTACGACGACAAGCTTTGGATCTTCGCGGGCTACGACGGCAACGCACGACTCAATGATATGTGGACTGTTAACTTAGTT GGTGAGAACCGTCAATGGGAACGCGTGGAACAGAAGGGCCAGTGTCCTCCGACTTGTTGCAATTTCCCAGTAGCGGTGGCGCGCGGAAAAATGTACGTCTTCAGCGGACAGAGCGGTGCTAAGATCACTAACGCACTCTTCCAGTTCGACTTTGAAACACATAC TTGGAGTCGTATCTGCACTGAGCACTTGCTGCGCAGCGCAGGTCCTGCGCCGGCGCGACGTTACGGGCACACAATGCTGGCTCACAACCGACATCTATACGTATTCGGCGGCGCCGCTGACAGCACCATGCCTTCCGACGTATACTGCTTCGACCTCGACACGCAAATGTG GTCCATGATCCAGCCGGCGCCGGAGTCTCAGATACCGTCGGGGCGGTTGTTCCACGCCGGTGCTGTGGTCGGCGACGCCATGTACATCTTCGGTGGTACTGTTGATAATAATGTACGCAGCGGAGAGCTCTACCGCTTCCAG TTGTCTAACTACCCGCGCTGCACGCTGCAAGAGGACCTGGGCCGCATCCTGCGCTCGGAGCAGTTCTGTGACGTGCTGCTGCTGGTGGGGGAGGAGCCTGCCGCCGTGCTCGCCCACCAGGCACTCCTCGCCGCGCGCTCCACCTGTCTGCGCGACAAGATCAT GGAAGCTCGTGAAGAACTGTCTGCGCGCGTGGCGGCGGGTGAAGCGAAGCCTCTGGAGCCCTACAACTACCAGGGCAAGCCTGACCTCGTCATACATCTGCCTGAGGCCAGGCCTGATGCCTTCCGCATGGTCCTCACTTATATATACACTGATAGAATTGATCCCACTGAAACAC tgATTGAAGAAAGACCAGCATCAGATGATACAATCCAACTTGTAATGGAGGTGCTTCGTTTATCACTACGGTTGAACATTCCACGTCTCTGTGGATTATGTGCTAAGTTTCTTCGTGGTAACCTTTGCCTAGGCAATGTGCTTAAAGCGCTGCATGCAGCACATGTGTCTAACCTCTGCTGCATCAAGGAATACTGCTTACG gtTCATAATAAAAGATTACAACTTCACTCCGATCGTGATGTCGAAGGAGTTTGAGCAGATGGAGCGCAACTTGATGGTGGAGATCATCCGGAGACGACAGCAGCCTCTGCCGCTCAAACCTCCCAACATTGACGCCGCTGACGATGCACTCG CAGGTACAACACTGGAGCAGGACCTGTGCATGTTCCTGACTGGGGGGGCGGAGCTGAGTGACGTCACGCTGCGAGTGGGGGGCGTGTCCCGGCCCGCCCACCGCTCCATACTTGCCGCACGCGCCGCATACTTTGAAGCCATGTTTAGATCATTCTCGCCTAGGAATAACATTGTTAAT ATACAAATTTGTGACTCTGTGCCATCGGAGCCAGCTTTCGACTCGTTATTGCGCTACATCTACTACGGAGAGACCAACATGCCCACTGAGGACTCCCTCTATCTATTCCAAGCTCCCATATACTATG GGTTCACAAACAATCGTCTGCAAGTATTCTGCAAGCACAATCTCCAAACAAACGTATCCCCGGATAATGTGCTCGCGATCCTTCAGGCGGCAGATCGCATGCACGCCACAGATATAAAGGAATACGCCCTCAAGATGATTGCACACCAGTTCGCTGTG GTGGCTCGTCAAGAAGCCATCAAGAATCTAGCTCAGCCATTGTTAGTTGACATTGTGTTGACTTTAGCTGAAGAAGGTAAGTTTGATACTCCTACACAGACACAGCCCAGGTGTGCCATTGCACCCTCCACATCAGCAGAGCCAATCATCTAA
- the LOC106714493 gene encoding uncharacterized protein LOC106714493: MFFFWLPIFLLTLHSFYVECVIPNLSVNELDKKLIQRKRQDTLDMCRIFNEETARLEQYNSVKKFKTNEDHSKQHIRAKRNVDSLNPTVKVEDIRRVEGIVDKLYDDMDGNGKVTYRQRRFDTTTTDKPLLNTTARRFNFAPAELLGPSSKQDGPTHHDEAEKMPWHKKWKQGILPYFIDPNTYDSQLSDTIIKAFDYFEKASCIRLQRLRERPTDKLSLQNVEWLYISNPYGIKQCVHSNERKANSGVQMVVFGYDCLSLGEIVHEVMHILGYSHEHTRPDRDQYITIMWDNIKPGYKKYFTTRADDPLLTLSYDYASVLHYPARAFSRNGQATVVTNSNIKIGQRDGLSETDIEKIGMVYGHECVERNRQYLLKTCPSVVKVSGESKTATQDEIEKYFEDRLWPYGIINYKMRDKLEFSAEERENIKAVIRHIEKETCIQFRELKDNDEPKQTTAANQNNVDTGSDNTSPIMYSFRPTPEISDNEIKYNDETATKTIITKADDIGDLTSASTKPSDIVNETSTLPTSRRHAANLLILSRSSEPGCHCPSPGRPNGNKNLKINADCFNSVNELLHLFVHVLGLDHQHNMHDRDSFIHIVWSNLTEEIEEEMQQKLPPAAAAGFPYDYLSVMHYPWLHIKNGVTSIMYPIWNDGWSMGHWQGLSATDVRKLNLIYAAQCSQRKEFENESDDEDR, translated from the exons ATGTTCTTTTTCTGGttacctatatttttattaacattacacAGTTTTTATGTCGAATGTGTCATACCAAATTTAAGCGTTAACGAAc TCGATAAAAAATTGATACAAAGAAAACGTCAAGACACTTTGGATATGTGTCGTATCTTCAACGAGGAAACAGCTCGTCTGGAACAATATAAcagtgttaaaaaatttaaaacaaatgaagatcATTCAAAACAACATATCAGAGCCAAGAGGAACGTGGATTCTCTCAATCCAACTGTGAAAGTTGAAGATATACGGCGTGTGGAAGGCATTGTAGACAAACTTTACGATGATATGGATGGTAATGGAAAAGTCACGTATAGACAAAGGCGATTTGACACTACCACTACTGACAag CCTTTATTAAACACGACTGCGAGACGATTTAATTTCGCCCCAGCTGAACTTTTGGGGCCATCCTCTAAGCAAGACGGTCCGACGCATCATGATGAAGCTGAGAAAATGCCATGGCATAAAAAATGGAAACAGGGAATTTTACCTTATTTTATTGATCCTAATACTTACG ATTCCCAGTTATCGGACACGATTATTAAAGCTTTCGATTACTTCGAGAAAGCGTCATGCATACGACTTCAGCGTCTCCGTGAGAGACCGACGGATAAACTGTCACTGCAAAATGTGGAGTGGTTGTATATTAGCAACCCTTATGGTATAAAGCAGTGCGTACACAGTAACGAGCGTAAAGCGAATAGCGGAGTTCAG ATGGTAGTTTTCGGTTACGATTGTTTATCACTTGGGGAGATAGTACATGAAGTGATGCATATACTAGGATATTCTCACGAGCACACAAGGCCGGATAGAGATCAATACATAACTATTATGTGGGATAATATTAAGCCAG gttataagaaatattttacaacacGAGCTGACGACCCCTTGTTGACTCTTTCCTACGACTATGCAAGTGTTCTCCATTATCCCGCCCGGGCTTTCTCAAGAAATGGACAAGCTACAGTTGTTACTaac agtaatataaaaatcggCCAACGTGACGGACTTAGCGAAACTGATATTGAAAAAATCGGTATGGTATACGGTCACGAATGTGTTGAAAGAAATCGACAATATCTTCTGAAAACTTGTCCCAGCGTAGTAAAAGTTAGTGGTGAATCAAAAACAGCAACGCAagatgaaattgaaaaatacttcGAAGACAGACTGTGGCCGTacggaataataaattacaaaatgagaGATAAACTAGAATTCT ctgCCGAAGAAAGAGAAAACATTAAAGCTGTTATTCGTCatatagaaaaagaaacaTGCATACAATTCCGAGAGCTTAAAGATAATGATGAACCTAAACAAACCACAGCTgcaaatcaaaataatgtagATACTGGAAGCGATAATACAAGCCCTATAATGTACAGTTTTAGACCTACGCCTGAAATAAGCGATaacgaaattaaatacaacGATGAAACagcaacaaaaacaataatcacCAAAGCAGATGACATAGGAGATCtaa CGTCAGCGAGTACAAAACCCAGCGATATAGTTAATGAAACAAGTACTTTGCCCACATCTCGACGGCATGCAGCAAATCTTTTGATATTATCACGATCATCTGAACCTGGTTGTCATTGCCCGTCACCTGGGAGGCCAAACggcaataaa AATTTGAAAATCAACGCGGactgttttaattcagttAACGAACTCCTACATTTATTCGTCCACGTACTCGGGCTGGATCACCAGCACAATATGCACGACCGAGACTCATTTATACACATTGTCTGGAGTAATTTGACTGaag aaatagaaGAAGAAATGCAGCAAAAGCTTCCTCCTGCCGCTGCGGCCGGTTTCCCCTACGACTATCTGAGCGTGATGCATTACCCTTGGCTTCACATTAAAAACGGTGTTACAAGTATTATGTATCCTATTTgg aATGATGGTTGGTCAATGGGGCATTGGCAAGGTCTGAGCGCAACAGATGTCAGAAAGCTAAATCTTATATACGCTGCACAATGTTCACAACGTAAGGAATTCGAAAACGAGAGTGATGATGAAGACAGATGA
- the LOC106714559 gene encoding ras-related protein Rab-35, translating into MAREFDHLFKLLIIGDSGVGKSCLLLRFADNTFSGSYITTIGVDFKIRTLEINGERVKLQIWDTAGQERFRTITSTYYRGTHGVIVVYDVTNGESFANVKRWLHEIEQNCDVVNKVLVGNKNDCPSRKVVVTEDAQRFANQMNIPLFETSAKENINVEEMFLTITKMVLRSKLEMKERQNVTANDVVNIKGTKTKNVKKCCQ; encoded by the exons ATGGCACGTGAATTTGATCACCTTTTCAAACTGCTGATTATCGGTGACAGTG GTGTTGGTAAAAGCTGCCTCCTCCTACGATTTGCTGACAACACATTCTCCGGTAGTTATATTACGACTATAGGTGTTGATTTCAAAATAAGAACTTTAGAGATAAACGGTGAAAGAGTGAAGCTTCAAATATGGGACACGGCAGGCCAGGAGAGGTTCAGAACGATTACAAGCACGTACTACAGAGGTACTCACGGCGTCATCGTCGTGTACGATGTCACAAACGGGGAGTCCTTTGCCAATGTCAAAAGGTGGCTACATGAGATTGAGCAAAATTGTGATGTCGTAAACAAAGTTCTAG TTGGTAACAAGAATGACTGTCCGTCAAGGAAAGTGGTGGTCACCGAGGATGCCCAAAGGTTTGCTAACCAAATGAACATCCCATTGTTTGAAACTAGTgcaaaagaaaatatcaatGTGGAGGAAATGTTTCTTACTATCACAAAAATG GTACTCAGATCAAAATTAGAAATGAAGGAGAGACAAAATGTTACAGCAAACGACGTAGTCAATATAAAAGGAACCAAAACCAAGAATGTAAAGAAATGTTGCCAGTGA
- the LOC123722217 gene encoding seminal metalloprotease 1-like: MRLRLAMNLLESVSCMKFIPIIGTPNRNGSWLHISNPRLQRDCMHEPLYNGNGELVLVLGLDCLSEQQILHTLLHGVGFKDEVSHPQRDQYIRILWSNIHPAYQHLFKIRPRAKMSSMIEYDPMSVMHFHDRAFSTNGQATIVPLIAGLVITPSDSLSQLDKMKLKLRFGHECNKRNVDVLLDICKKVLYEDMNQGKILEPSEDQGLSEDDFNVSGNNTDSIENNDQSSKENNPDHSFTVKNNDTLSLHFENTTEKHDGEYTRVKNW; this comes from the exons ATGCGACTTCGCTTGGCAATGAATTTGTTGGAGAGTGTTTCGTGTATGAAATTCATACCAATCATTGGCACACCGAATAGGAATGGATCGTGGTTGCATATTTCTAACCCACGCTTGCAACGGGACTGTATGCACGAACCACTTTATAACGGAAACGGTGAACTG gtTTTAGTTCTAGGACTGGATTGCCTTTCTGAGCAACAGATATTACATACGCTCTTGCATGGCGTTGGTTTCAAAGACGAGGTATCACATCCTCAGAGAGATCAGTACATAAGAATATTATGGAGCAATATTCATCCgg CGTACCAACATCTTTTCAAAATACGACCTCGTGCTAAGATGTCAAGTATGATCGAATACGACCCAATGAGTGTAATGCACTTCCATGACAGAGCATTTAGTACCAACGGTCAAGCAACTATTGTGCCTTTG ataGCTGGATTAGTAATAACACCTTCGGATAGTTTGTCACAATTGGATAAGATGAAACTGAAATTGCGCTTTGGCCATGAATGCAATAAACGTAATGTTGACGTTTTGTtagatatttgtaaaaaggTGCTATACGAAGACATGAATCAAGGAAAAATACTTGAACCATCTGAAGATCAAGGTTTAAGTGAAGACGACTTTAATGTTAGTGGTAATAATACTGATAGCATTGAAAATAACGATCAAAGTAGCAAAGAAAATAATCCTGATCATAGTTTTAccgttaaaaataatgatacactgagtttacattttgaaaatacaaCTGAAAAACATGATGGTGAATATACGAGAGTAAAAAACTGGTGA
- the LOC106714584 gene encoding actin-related protein 2/3 complex subunit 4 produces the protein MSATLKPYLTAVRHTLTSAMCLEHFSSQVVERYNKPEVEVRTSEELLLNPVIISRNANEKVLIESSINSIRVSIMIKQADEIEKILCKKFMRFMMMRAENFIVLRRKPVDGYHISFLITNFHTEQMYKHKLVDFVIYFMEEIDKEISEMKLAVNARARICSEEFLKRF, from the coding sequence ATGTCGGCTACCTTAAAACCTTATTTAACTGCCGTACGCCACACATTAACTTCAGCTATGTGTCTCGAACATTTTTCATCGCAAGTTGTTGAAAGATACAACAAGCCTGAAGTCGAAGTACGGACAAGCGAAGAGCTGTTATTAAATCCAGTGATAATATCACGGAATGCGAATGAGAAAGTATTAATTGAGTCATCGATAAACTCTATAAGAGTCAGCATTATGATCAAGCAAGCAGATGAAATAGAGAAAATTCTGTGTAAAAAGTTTATGAGGTTCATGATGATGCGAGCGGAAAATTTTATCGTTCTCCGCCGGAAACCGGTGGATGGATATCATATCAGCTTCCTGATTACAAACTTCCATACCGAACAAATGTATAAACATAAGCTGGTCGATtttgtcatatattttatggAGGAGATTGATAAAGAGATTAGTGAAATGAAACTTGCTGTAAATGCTAGAGCTAGAATTTGTTCAGAAGAATTTTTAAAGAGATTTTAA
- the LOC106714607 gene encoding leucine-zipper-like transcriptional regulator 1 isoform X1 — protein sequence MAVNMQNIGKMITEQLRNPNELDINLRMEFGPFETVHKWKRMSECYEFVGARRSKHTAVAYKDAIYVFGGDNGKSMLNDLIRFDIKEMSWTKTGCMGTPPAPRYHHSAVVHMSSMFVFGGYTGDILANSNLTNKNDLFEYKFPSAQWVQWRFTGAEPVPRSAHGAAVYDDKLWIFAGYDGNARLNDMWTVNLVGENRQWERVEQKGQCPPTCCNFPVAVARGKMYVFSGQSGAKITNALFQFDFETHTWSRICTEHLLRSAGPAPARRYGHTMLAHNRHLYVFGGAADSTMPSDVYCFDLDTQMWSMIQPAPESQIPSGRLFHAGAVVGDAMYIFGGTVDNNVRSGELYRFQLSNYPRCTLQEDLGRILRSEQFCDVLLLVGEEPAAVLAHQALLAARSTCLRDKIMEAREELSARVAAGEAKPLEPYNYQGKPDLVIHLPEARPDAFRMVLTYIYTDRIDPTETLIEERPASDDTIQLVMEVLRLSLRLNIPRLCGLCAKFLRGNLCLGNVLKALHAAHVSNLCCIKEYCLRFIIKDYNFTPIVMSKEFEQMERNLMVEIIRRRQQPLPLKPPNIDAADDALAGTTLEQDLCMFLTGGAELSDVTLRVGGVSRPAHRSILAARAAYFEAMFRSFSPRNNIVNIQICDSVPSEPAFDSLLRYIYYGETNMPTEDSLYLFQAPIYYGFTNNRLQVFCKHNLQTNVSPDNVLAILQAADRMHATDIKEYALKMIAHQFAVVSRNVARQEAIKNLAQPLLVDIVLTLAEEGKFDTPTQTQPRCAIAPSTSAEPII from the exons ATG gcaGTCAACATGCAAAACATTGGAAAAATGATAACAGAACAGCTGCGGAATCCTAATGAATTAGATATAAACCTTAGAATGGAATTTGGTCCATTCGAAACTGTACATAAATGGAAACGTATGTCTGAGTGTTACGAGTTTGTTGGAGCcag aCGAAGCAAACATACAGCAGTGGCATACAAAGATGCTATCTACGTATTTGGTGGTGATAATGGAAAGTCCATGTTAAATGATCTGATTAGATTTGATATCAAAGAAATGTCTTGGACTAAGACAGGATGTATGGGCACTCCTCCGGCACCACGGTATCATCATTCCGCTGTA GTTCACATGTCTTCTATGTTTGTGTTTGGGGGCTATACTGGAGATATACTTGCAAATTCAAACCTTACCAATAAAAATGACCTATTTGAATACAAGTTTCCTAGCGCTCAGTGGGTACAGTGGAGATTTACTGGAGC GGAGCCAGTGCCAAGGTCAGCGCACGGTGCGGCAGTGTACGACGACAAGCTTTGGATCTTCGCGGGCTACGACGGCAACGCACGACTCAATGATATGTGGACTGTTAACTTAGTT GGTGAGAACCGTCAATGGGAACGCGTGGAACAGAAGGGCCAGTGTCCTCCGACTTGTTGCAATTTCCCAGTAGCGGTGGCGCGCGGAAAAATGTACGTCTTCAGCGGACAGAGCGGTGCTAAGATCACTAACGCACTCTTCCAGTTCGACTTTGAAACACATAC TTGGAGTCGTATCTGCACTGAGCACTTGCTGCGCAGCGCAGGTCCTGCGCCGGCGCGACGTTACGGGCACACAATGCTGGCTCACAACCGACATCTATACGTATTCGGCGGCGCCGCTGACAGCACCATGCCTTCCGACGTATACTGCTTCGACCTCGACACGCAAATGTG GTCCATGATCCAGCCGGCGCCGGAGTCTCAGATACCGTCGGGGCGGTTGTTCCACGCCGGTGCTGTGGTCGGCGACGCCATGTACATCTTCGGTGGTACTGTTGATAATAATGTACGCAGCGGAGAGCTCTACCGCTTCCAG TTGTCTAACTACCCGCGCTGCACGCTGCAAGAGGACCTGGGCCGCATCCTGCGCTCGGAGCAGTTCTGTGACGTGCTGCTGCTGGTGGGGGAGGAGCCTGCCGCCGTGCTCGCCCACCAGGCACTCCTCGCCGCGCGCTCCACCTGTCTGCGCGACAAGATCAT GGAAGCTCGTGAAGAACTGTCTGCGCGCGTGGCGGCGGGTGAAGCGAAGCCTCTGGAGCCCTACAACTACCAGGGCAAGCCTGACCTCGTCATACATCTGCCTGAGGCCAGGCCTGATGCCTTCCGCATGGTCCTCACTTATATATACACTGATAGAATTGATCCCACTGAAACAC tgATTGAAGAAAGACCAGCATCAGATGATACAATCCAACTTGTAATGGAGGTGCTTCGTTTATCACTACGGTTGAACATTCCACGTCTCTGTGGATTATGTGCTAAGTTTCTTCGTGGTAACCTTTGCCTAGGCAATGTGCTTAAAGCGCTGCATGCAGCACATGTGTCTAACCTCTGCTGCATCAAGGAATACTGCTTACG gtTCATAATAAAAGATTACAACTTCACTCCGATCGTGATGTCGAAGGAGTTTGAGCAGATGGAGCGCAACTTGATGGTGGAGATCATCCGGAGACGACAGCAGCCTCTGCCGCTCAAACCTCCCAACATTGACGCCGCTGACGATGCACTCG CAGGTACAACACTGGAGCAGGACCTGTGCATGTTCCTGACTGGGGGGGCGGAGCTGAGTGACGTCACGCTGCGAGTGGGGGGCGTGTCCCGGCCCGCCCACCGCTCCATACTTGCCGCACGCGCCGCATACTTTGAAGCCATGTTTAGATCATTCTCGCCTAGGAATAACATTGTTAAT ATACAAATTTGTGACTCTGTGCCATCGGAGCCAGCTTTCGACTCGTTATTGCGCTACATCTACTACGGAGAGACCAACATGCCCACTGAGGACTCCCTCTATCTATTCCAAGCTCCCATATACTATG GGTTCACAAACAATCGTCTGCAAGTATTCTGCAAGCACAATCTCCAAACAAACGTATCCCCGGATAATGTGCTCGCGATCCTTCAGGCGGCAGATCGCATGCACGCCACAGATATAAAGGAATACGCCCTCAAGATGATTGCACACCAGTTCGCTGTGGTGAGTCGTAAT GTGGCTCGTCAAGAAGCCATCAAGAATCTAGCTCAGCCATTGTTAGTTGACATTGTGTTGACTTTAGCTGAAGAAGGTAAGTTTGATACTCCTACACAGACACAGCCCAGGTGTGCCATTGCACCCTCCACATCAGCAGAGCCAATCATCTAA
- the LOC106714608 gene encoding ran-specific GTPase-activating protein, which produces MSSLKEESVRRNSESEAGEVETPEHDPHFDPIVSLPLVDIHTNEEDEEELVKIRARLYRYDTSDHEWKERGTGDIKLLRHRSNNTVRVVMRRDKTHKVCANHFITPDIRMNVHCGSDKAFNWSVFADYADETCKQELLAIKFGNPQNAELWKKKFAEAQEIVRTKCSLYTQDQSSDDESSITRSEDTDTPEPKMVDRSPEEDSKSENLDIKDGVVLKLKELKVDGEKVE; this is translated from the exons ATGTCTTCTctg AAAGAAGAAAGCGTGCGGCGCAACAGCGAGAGTGAGGCCGGTGAAGTAGAGACGCCAGAACACGACCCTCACTTCGATCCCATCGTATCTTTACCTCTCGTGGACATTCATACTAATGAGGAAGATGAAGAGGAGCTGGTAAAGATACGAGCTAGGTTGTACAGATATGATACTAGTGACCACGAATGGAAG GAACGAGGCACTggagatataaaattattgagaCACAGATCTAATAACACTGTCCGAGTTGTTATGAGACGGGATAAAACACACAAAGTGTGTGCTAACCACTTTATAACACCTGATATTAGGATGAATGTACACTGTGGATCTGATAAGGCTTTCAACTGGTCTGTATTTGCTGACTATGCCGATGAAACTTGTAAACAAGAGTTGCTTgcaataaaatttggtaaccCACAGA atgCCGAGCTGTGGAAGAAGAAATTTGCAGAGGCCCAAGAAATAGTCAGGACAAAATGCAGTTTGTACACCCAAGATCAATCTTCAGATGATGAAAGTAGTATCACAAGAAGTGAAGATACAGATACTCCAGAACCTAAGATGGTGGATAGATCACCCGAGGAAGACAGCAAGAGTGAAAATCTAGATATAAAAGATGGTGTGGTACTAAAGTTGAAGGAACTTAAAGTTGATGGTGAAAAAGTTGAATAA